The DNA region CTTTCATAGCGTATATACTATCACATTTTTTAACCAATATCGGTATTTTATTTGGTCTTATGAAAAATATTTTTAATACTTATTTTAATTTGATTTTTATCCATAAAAATAAAAAATTTTATAATCAATCTACCACGGCCGTGGTAGATTGATTATAAGAAGGCAAATTGTTATAATCATCTAATATGATTTATAGAGGTTCATTTTCGGAACTAATTCTTAAACTACTTCTTTACAAGACCCTCCCCTATAAAGATGTTGAGGAACTTGTAAGAAAACATAAACAATACAAAAACAAACCTAGCGCTTCTATTAGAAACACACTCACTCGATTAAGAAAGAAGGGGTTGGTCAAAAAAACTCAAACCGGCTGGTCATCCAGCAATCTGATAAATTCAGTGCTAAAAAATAACATCAATGAATTAGATAAAATTAAACTTCAAGCGTCTAAGAATAAAAAGAATGGGGAGATGATAGTAATGTATGACATACCTGAATACCTAAGGTCAAAAAGAGATATATTAAGAGATGGACTAAAGGTTCTTGACTTCAAACAAAAACAGCAGAGTGTCTGGATAGGTCCTGCCCCACTACCTGAAGAATTTATGAAATTTATTAATGATTTAAAAATTACAAAATATATAAATTTCTTTAAAGTTAAGGAAGAAGATATTGTGTAATCATTTCGGCACGGCCGTCGTGAAATGATTATATTTTACAATCCAATATATTTAGATCTAAAAAAATATTTCAGATTTTCAATTTTTTCTTTACAATTTCAAAAACTTTTTGGTGCACGTCCTCTGGCGACATGCAAATATTTCCCTTGCAACAAGAAATTTTCTCCCAATTTTTATTTGTTTTATGGAGATAAAGAGCGGTATTTCGAGAATCTTTAAGATGAAGTAAATTGTCTTCGGCCACATCACGCTTACCGTTTAAATATTTCTTGCTTCTTTTGGTAACTTTGTTCTCCAGCCATTTTTTACTGACTTCAAAAGGTACATCCAAATAAATCACCGTGTCCGGTCGCGGGATTTTAAAAATTTCAAATTCCATTTTATCCAGCCATAACAAAAACTTTCTTCTCTTAGTCGCGGAGCGAATTTTACTACCCTGATGAATTTGATTGGCGCTGACATATCTGTCCGAAATCACAACGTAACCAGCATCAAGCCATTTTCTGATTTGCTGACTTGATTCAAAGCGGTCGGCGGCATAAAGCACCGAAGCAACCTGCGGATCTGTCTGAATAAAATCACCAAACTTACCAGACAAATAATCACCAATAAGCGCACCAAAAAAATTATCGTAATACCTCGGAAAATCAATCGTCTTCACTTTGTAACCCTCTCTTTTAAGTCGATCGGCCAAAAATTTGGTCTGGGTCGCTTTCCCTGACCCATCAATGCCGTCTATAACAATTAATTTTCCTGTTTTCATTTTTTTATTTTATTTAAACTGTCTACCCAAAATATGAGTTGGAGTTGAAAAATTAAAAAGCTTTTCACTACCATCAAGAAGGAATACATTTTTAATCCCTGCTTCAATCATTTTATCCCAGCACGGCTTACAACACCACCAATGACCCCAAAGATATAGATCGGCACCAGAAATATCTTCTTTGGTTTTTCTAGCATCTAGAATTGCTCTTGGCTCCGCATGACTGTCATATCCACTGCACCCGGGACAAAGCCAGTATCTTGTACCAGACTTTATTTTGAAAAATTTCCTAATACAAA from Candidatus Paceibacterota bacterium includes:
- a CDS encoding deoxynucleoside kinase → MKTGKLIVIDGIDGSGKATQTKFLADRLKREGYKVKTIDFPRYYDNFFGALIGDYLSGKFGDFIQTDPQVASVLYAADRFESSQQIRKWLDAGYVVISDRYVSANQIHQGSKIRSATKRRKFLLWLDKMEFEIFKIPRPDTVIYLDVPFEVSKKWLENKVTKRSKKYLNGKRDVAEDNLLHLKDSRNTALYLHKTNKNWEKISCCKGNICMSPEDVHQKVFEIVKKKLKI
- a CDS encoding deaminase; the protein is MIEYPYLPEGRKIFYVPDNNPFMRAAMEAARNLSSDSMQPTGAVIVIEDSIVGTGANQSLLKNSKLQKFHRDGFCIRKFFKIKSGTRYWLCPGCSGYDSHAEPRAILDARKTKEDISGADLYLWGHWWCCKPCWDKMIEAGIKNVFLLDGSEKLFNFSTPTHILGRQFK